The proteins below are encoded in one region of Winogradskyella helgolandensis:
- a CDS encoding putative glycoside hydrolase, with translation MKLALLHKSLFLVSLFLLQAAFSQSDKHYPKFSWDKVPVAFHFGKKGDLLTKSEAKFIASHSNFTVLEKAHGFPKYKHSEEAISADAKVLKDLNPDMKVVFYWNAFLDYNMYKAHEDYQTKSDWWLRTTTGELDLKDGKLKRYDLSHPELRDWWSNIALDNLNNENIDGVFFDALVQVTNPGNKRLWGTEKYDAIQQGLKDLIKETRAKIGEEKLIVYNGIRSTPVRNSGNDFPDSTDAIMIEHFGYFNSKTKESMLQDIQEMEKAGKSGKIVVFKTWPENAWVNKGFMAKSDKEKAEISKEHLTFALASFLAGAQKHSYIIYNWGYRLNMGSLLWYPEFDKPLGKPLDEMQVDDWILTRNYEHASIWVDLENKKATIDWKKQS, from the coding sequence ATGAAGTTAGCCCTTTTACATAAAAGTTTGTTTTTAGTCAGTTTGTTTCTATTACAAGCTGCCTTTTCACAAAGCGATAAGCATTATCCAAAATTTAGTTGGGATAAAGTGCCAGTAGCGTTTCACTTCGGTAAAAAAGGTGACCTTTTAACTAAATCTGAAGCGAAATTTATAGCGTCTCATTCTAACTTCACTGTATTAGAAAAGGCACATGGTTTTCCAAAATACAAACATTCAGAAGAAGCTATTTCAGCTGATGCAAAAGTGCTAAAGGATTTAAATCCCGACATGAAAGTCGTATTCTACTGGAATGCTTTTTTAGATTATAATATGTATAAAGCGCATGAAGATTATCAAACAAAATCAGATTGGTGGCTTAGAACAACAACAGGTGAACTAGATTTAAAAGATGGTAAATTAAAACGCTATGATTTATCTCATCCCGAACTTAGAGATTGGTGGTCTAATATTGCGTTAGACAATTTAAATAATGAAAACATTGATGGCGTTTTCTTTGATGCCTTAGTTCAGGTAACAAATCCAGGTAATAAACGCTTATGGGGAACTGAAAAATATGATGCCATACAACAAGGGTTAAAAGATTTAATAAAAGAAACTAGAGCTAAAATTGGTGAAGAAAAATTAATCGTTTATAACGGTATACGTTCCACACCTGTTAGAAATAGTGGTAATGATTTTCCGGATTCTACAGATGCCATTATGATTGAGCATTTTGGATATTTTAATAGCAAAACGAAAGAGAGTATGCTTCAAGATATTCAAGAGATGGAAAAAGCAGGTAAGAGTGGTAAAATTGTAGTGTTTAAGACTTGGCCAGAAAATGCATGGGTAAATAAAGGGTTTATGGCTAAATCTGATAAAGAAAAAGCGGAAATTTCTAAAGAACACTTAACGTTTGCCTTGGCTTCTTTTTTAGCTGGTGCACAAAAACATTCGTATATTATCTATAATTGGGGATATCGCTTAAATATGGGGTCACTTTTATGGTATCCAGAATTTGATAAGCCTTTAGGAAAGCCTTTAGACGAGATGCAAGTTGATGATTGGATTTTAACTAGAAATTATGAGCATGCCAGTATTTGGGTCGATTTAGAAAACAAGAAAGCGACCATTGATTGGAAAAAACAAAGCTAA
- a CDS encoding sulfatase family protein, giving the protein MKISTYFYFLMLVCLTACQQQTQQTKLTTKDNKPNIIIFYADDMGYGDLAIQNPQSKIPTPNLDQLAREGLLMTDAHSSSGVCTPSRYALLSGRYHWRDFNDIVHAMGESVFKENQVTLPRILKNNGYHTAAIGKWHLGWNWESIRKKEITEKIKAKHGKRDVEIWPAQAYDWDQPIPNGPLSIGFDSYFGDGTINFPPYTWIENDKVTEAPTITLEHPKEDFALEGNWELRPGPAIKGWDFYNVLPTVTRSAVSFIKKQEKAEKPFFLYLPFPSPHAPIIPNEAFRGKSKAGPYGDFVYQTDDAIGQVLEALKSIDAEENTIVIFTSDNGSERYAYDRIKNYNHDSSRPFRGVKRDVYEGGHHVPFIVKWPNKIKSGTKSTQLFSQIDILNTLASITNSELPKGFQHDSYNFSKLWLKENNKVVRANIIHNTFTPKYAVRKGYWLYINNKNGYHARIPEWFEEGQRFATAKDTVQLFNLKDDIGQTTNLASQFPKKVKELATVLLKEQETETFKN; this is encoded by the coding sequence ATGAAGATTAGCACCTACTTTTATTTTTTAATGTTGGTGTGCTTAACAGCCTGTCAACAACAAACGCAACAAACAAAACTAACGACTAAGGATAATAAACCCAATATCATTATATTCTACGCTGATGATATGGGTTATGGAGATTTGGCCATTCAAAACCCACAATCTAAAATCCCAACCCCTAATTTAGACCAACTTGCTAGAGAAGGTCTACTCATGACAGATGCTCATAGTTCTTCAGGTGTTTGTACGCCAAGTCGGTACGCCTTATTATCTGGTCGTTATCATTGGAGAGATTTTAATGATATCGTACATGCCATGGGCGAATCTGTGTTTAAAGAAAATCAGGTGACTTTACCTCGAATTCTTAAAAATAACGGTTATCACACAGCAGCCATTGGGAAATGGCATTTGGGTTGGAACTGGGAATCCATCAGAAAAAAAGAGATTACTGAAAAAATAAAAGCGAAACACGGAAAGAGGGACGTCGAGATTTGGCCAGCTCAGGCTTACGATTGGGATCAACCTATTCCTAATGGCCCCTTATCTATAGGCTTTGATTCTTATTTTGGCGATGGTACTATCAATTTTCCACCCTATACTTGGATTGAAAATGATAAGGTTACAGAAGCGCCAACAATAACATTAGAACACCCAAAGGAAGATTTTGCCTTAGAAGGGAACTGGGAGCTAAGACCAGGACCAGCAATTAAAGGTTGGGACTTTTATAACGTTTTACCTACGGTTACAAGGTCTGCAGTCAGCTTTATTAAAAAACAAGAAAAAGCGGAAAAACCGTTCTTTTTATATCTGCCTTTTCCGTCTCCACATGCACCAATAATTCCAAACGAAGCATTTAGAGGAAAAAGTAAAGCAGGTCCTTATGGCGATTTTGTATATCAAACAGATGATGCTATAGGTCAGGTTTTAGAAGCTTTAAAATCTATTGATGCAGAGGAGAATACCATTGTCATTTTTACTTCAGATAATGGATCGGAGCGTTATGCTTACGATCGTATTAAAAATTACAATCACGATAGTTCGCGTCCCTTTAGAGGCGTTAAAAGAGATGTTTACGAAGGTGGCCACCATGTACCGTTTATTGTAAAATGGCCAAATAAAATAAAATCAGGAACTAAAAGCACTCAATTATTTAGTCAAATTGATATTCTAAATACCTTAGCATCAATTACAAATAGTGAGTTACCAAAAGGCTTTCAACATGATAGTTATAATTTTTCTAAGTTGTGGTTAAAAGAAAATAATAAGGTTGTAAGGGCGAATATTATTCATAATACATTTACACCCAAATATGCCGTTAGAAAAGGATATTGGCTGTATATCAATAACAAAAATGGTTATCACGCCAGAATACCAGAATGGTTTGAAGAAGGACAGCGTTTTGCAACCGCTAAGGATACCGTACAACTCTTCAATCTTAAAGACGATATTGGGCAAACGACGAATTTAGCAAGTCAATTCCCAAAGAAAGTCAAGGAGCTGGCAACAGTATTACTAAAAGAACAGGAAACAGAAACGTTTAAAAATTAA
- a CDS encoding sulfatase family protein yields the protein MRINPLKHIVLGVVVMTMLSCNNTKKEVVAEKDDTKKEDSRPNIIFIFADDWGYGDLGVYGNTEVVTPNIDKMAAEGTRYTQFHVTSGVCSPSRSSVITGHFPARHRVHGHFAGNEVNARRNMPNYLNDSLSVYLPKTMQKAGYKTAHFGKWHLGGGGEPHGDPSAPEPKTYGYDEARVWNGNGPTWKGDQKWPTTRFMDTDTLWVQSSSKIAVDETIDFIKKNKGKQPMFVNLWLKDPHTPLWPSEAQRESFKGLSPSKETYYAVLKDADFHVGRLLESISKMGLDDNTLIIFSSDNGPAAYGPSLEAGSTAGLKGRKVDIYEGGVVVPFIVKWKNHVQENKVDSTSVLSTVDLLPTFASLAETELQKDYNIDGENIRSILENNSFKRTKPLFWEWRFTKENSNHWAQGAVRKGDWKLLFNEKIKKEELYNISKDPFEKTNVAENNEQLVSELKSLWMDWKKELPK from the coding sequence ATGCGCATAAACCCATTAAAACACATTGTGTTAGGTGTCGTAGTTATGACGATGCTTTCATGTAACAACACTAAAAAAGAAGTTGTAGCGGAGAAGGATGATACAAAAAAAGAAGATTCAAGGCCAAACATCATTTTCATTTTTGCAGATGATTGGGGTTATGGAGATTTAGGAGTGTATGGAAACACGGAAGTAGTGACTCCAAACATAGATAAAATGGCAGCTGAAGGCACACGTTACACACAGTTTCATGTTACAAGCGGAGTGTGTTCTCCAAGTCGATCTTCGGTTATCACAGGACATTTTCCAGCCAGACATCGTGTTCATGGTCATTTTGCAGGGAATGAAGTGAATGCCAGACGTAACATGCCTAATTATTTAAATGATTCTTTATCTGTTTATTTACCTAAAACCATGCAAAAAGCAGGCTATAAAACAGCACATTTTGGAAAATGGCATTTAGGAGGTGGAGGTGAACCTCATGGAGATCCTTCAGCGCCAGAACCTAAGACTTATGGTTATGATGAGGCTAGAGTCTGGAATGGAAACGGACCAACATGGAAAGGTGATCAAAAATGGCCAACCACACGATTTATGGATACGGATACCTTATGGGTACAAAGTTCGAGTAAGATTGCAGTTGATGAAACGATTGATTTTATCAAGAAAAATAAAGGAAAACAACCCATGTTTGTTAACCTTTGGCTAAAAGATCCGCATACACCTTTATGGCCTTCAGAAGCGCAACGTGAATCTTTTAAAGGATTATCACCAAGTAAAGAAACCTATTATGCGGTTTTGAAAGATGCCGATTTTCATGTTGGACGTTTACTAGAATCCATATCAAAAATGGGATTAGATGATAACACATTAATTATTTTTTCTAGTGATAATGGTCCTGCAGCATACGGACCGTCATTAGAAGCAGGTTCTACAGCAGGTTTAAAGGGAAGAAAAGTAGATATTTATGAAGGTGGTGTGGTAGTGCCTTTCATAGTAAAATGGAAAAATCACGTCCAAGAAAACAAAGTAGATTCTACAAGTGTACTATCTACGGTAGATTTATTACCAACATTTGCAAGTCTAGCAGAAACCGAATTGCAAAAAGACTATAATATAGACGGTGAAAATATAAGATCTATTTTGGAAAATAATAGCTTTAAAAGAACAAAACCATTATTTTGGGAATGGCGTTTTACAAAAGAGAATTCAAATCACTGGGCACAAGGAGCCGTTAGAAAAGGAGATTGGAAACTTTTATTTAATGAAAAAATTAAAAAAGAAGAACTTTACAATATTTCTAAAGACCCGTTTGAAAAAACGAATGTCGCAGAAAATAACGAGCAACTCGTAAGTGAGCTTAAAAGCTTATGGATGGATTGGAAAAAAGAATTGCCTAAATAG
- a CDS encoding arylsulfatase, with amino-acid sequence MNKKIIVLMALMGLTFSCTSQSGKTAISNKAKQPNVIVIITDDQGYGDLGAHGNTLVKTPALDKFHEESVRLTDFHVGPTCAPSRSGLMTGRYANRVGVWHTIGGVSILREDEVTMADVFQDNGYETAMFGKWHLGDTYPSRPQDKGFKYTIAHGGGGVGQTPDYWDNDYFDDTYFKNGVPTKFEGYCTDVWFDEAIKYIEDKKDEPFFAYISANAPHLPFNVPEAYYNKYKDLDIPEFQKIFYGMITNVDDNFAKLQKKLEDLNIAENTIVIFMTDNGTASGYKTVGGKKHGFNAGMKGTKNSEYEGGHRVPFFISYPGKQIEGGRDVTDLTAHLDILPTLATLCNLELPEGQNEMDGSDISSLILGEEETIGRDYLITDSQRVQSPIKWRKSAVMSDKMRLVNGKELYDISKDPGQEHDVAAQFPEKVEQMRGYYNEWWSSVSTEFNQFPIIVLGSDQQNPIELTCHDTHVHDSKIPWNQNYIREAQKNPVGGEFTVAFEQSGTYTIELSRWPFESNLAINAAVEGKEGTISTEAIAEGRTMNFKSGGVKIGAWEQTKAVEKDAKVISFKGNFTKGKTDMSAWFTTDENEDWGAFYIRVTRISKEFSLID; translated from the coding sequence ATGAATAAAAAAATAATTGTATTAATGGCACTTATGGGACTTACATTTTCATGTACGTCTCAGTCTGGAAAAACAGCAATATCTAATAAAGCAAAGCAACCTAATGTCATTGTAATCATAACCGATGATCAAGGTTATGGAGATCTTGGTGCCCATGGGAACACCTTAGTTAAAACACCTGCCTTAGATAAATTCCATGAAGAATCGGTGCGTTTAACAGATTTTCATGTGGGGCCAACTTGTGCACCTTCAAGATCGGGTTTAATGACCGGACGCTATGCGAATAGAGTTGGGGTTTGGCATACCATCGGTGGTGTGTCTATTTTAAGAGAGGATGAAGTTACTATGGCTGACGTGTTTCAAGACAATGGATACGAAACAGCGATGTTTGGTAAATGGCATTTAGGAGATACCTATCCTTCTAGACCACAAGATAAAGGTTTTAAATACACTATTGCGCATGGTGGAGGTGGAGTAGGACAAACACCAGATTATTGGGACAATGATTATTTTGATGATACCTATTTTAAAAATGGAGTACCTACAAAGTTTGAGGGCTATTGCACCGATGTTTGGTTTGATGAAGCTATAAAATATATTGAAGATAAAAAGGACGAACCATTTTTCGCCTATATTTCTGCAAACGCACCACACCTTCCATTTAACGTTCCGGAAGCTTATTATAACAAATACAAAGATTTAGATATTCCTGAGTTTCAAAAGATATTTTACGGAATGATTACCAATGTAGATGACAACTTTGCAAAGCTTCAAAAGAAACTGGAAGACTTAAATATTGCAGAGAATACGATTGTTATTTTTATGACGGATAACGGAACGGCTTCAGGCTATAAAACAGTAGGAGGTAAAAAACACGGTTTTAATGCAGGCATGAAAGGTACTAAAAATAGTGAATATGAAGGTGGACACCGTGTACCATTTTTTATATCGTACCCTGGAAAGCAGATTGAAGGCGGTAGAGATGTTACCGATTTAACAGCACATTTAGATATTTTGCCAACTTTAGCGACCTTATGTAATTTAGAATTACCAGAAGGACAAAATGAAATGGATGGTTCAGATATTTCTTCATTGATTTTAGGTGAAGAAGAAACCATTGGTAGAGATTATCTTATTACTGATTCTCAGCGTGTGCAAAGTCCTATAAAATGGAGAAAAAGTGCTGTGATGTCAGACAAAATGCGATTAGTTAATGGTAAAGAATTATACGATATTTCTAAAGATCCAGGTCAAGAGCATGACGTAGCAGCACAGTTTCCTGAAAAAGTAGAACAAATGCGAGGCTATTATAACGAATGGTGGAGTTCTGTTTCTACGGAGTTTAATCAGTTTCCTATTATTGTTTTAGGATCAGATCAACAAAATCCAATAGAATTAACCTGTCATGATACACACGTACACGATTCTAAAATTCCATGGAACCAGAATTATATTAGGGAAGCGCAAAAGAATCCTGTTGGAGGTGAATTTACCGTAGCCTTTGAACAATCTGGAACTTACACTATTGAGTTGAGTAGATGGCCTTTTGAATCTAATTTAGCCATTAATGCGGCTGTAGAAGGCAAAGAAGGTACCATTTCTACAGAAGCAATAGCAGAAGGTAGAACGATGAACTTTAAATCTGGTGGTGTAAAAATTGGAGCTTGGGAACAAACTAAAGCTGTAGAAAAGGACGCAAAAGTAATAAGCTTTAAAGGTAATTTCACCAAAGGAAAAACGGATATGAGTGCTTGGTTCACAACTGATGAAAATGAAGATTGGGGCGCTTTTTATATTAGAGTGACTCGAATATCTAAGGAGTTCTCTTTAATAGATTAA
- a CDS encoding carboxypeptidase-like regulatory domain-containing protein: MYLLKKTILLFIITLSVTTLYSQDILKIEGVVLDETSRGVSYAAIGIPSKWIGTSSNEDGEFLLELSKKNLLDTLEVSSIGYITSKILVEDFLALNEKIITLKEDIVSLDEVNIMNPSHYVQLAFKNLKNNTVSSTHELKVLNRFFTVEKEKAKFLIEHYIKVKDKGPSSGDVNRIEIVEGRKSVDYRYFPNVKLKRTYPIHLMTQMDPLRNGIPYKNYKWSKIGDTSYDGEDIIIIQGQKDSNRRRPYQDPILYIGMDTYKVYKTTNESATLVYLYKKNKDGKMYLSYHNYFTRQYHELNKAQQSILKTTDDKFKISVRNEVVVLGIETDKKKIKTKSSNVYQKNIEDIKVEYNSIFWNTFNFPPPTEFYKQKVKDLESIDGVPLETQFNLANN; encoded by the coding sequence ATGTATTTATTAAAAAAAACTATTTTATTGTTCATTATAACTTTATCTGTAACTACACTCTATTCGCAAGACATATTGAAAATAGAAGGTGTTGTTTTAGATGAAACTAGTCGTGGCGTTTCCTATGCTGCCATAGGTATTCCATCTAAATGGATTGGAACGTCAAGTAATGAAGATGGGGAGTTTTTATTAGAACTCTCAAAAAAAAACTTATTAGATACTCTAGAGGTTTCAAGCATAGGTTATATAACCTCTAAAATTTTAGTTGAAGACTTTTTGGCATTAAATGAAAAAATAATAACCTTAAAAGAAGATATTGTATCGCTTGATGAAGTTAACATAATGAACCCATCTCATTATGTGCAGTTGGCCTTTAAAAACTTAAAAAATAATACCGTAAGCTCAACGCACGAATTAAAGGTTTTAAATCGTTTTTTTACTGTTGAAAAAGAAAAGGCTAAATTTCTTATTGAGCATTACATAAAAGTGAAAGATAAAGGTCCAAGTAGTGGTGATGTTAATCGTATAGAAATTGTAGAAGGAAGAAAATCGGTAGATTACAGGTATTTTCCTAATGTCAAATTAAAACGCACGTATCCTATTCATCTTATGACCCAAATGGATCCACTAAGAAATGGTATTCCTTATAAAAATTATAAATGGTCTAAAATAGGAGACACATCATACGATGGTGAAGATATTATTATCATTCAAGGCCAAAAGGATAGCAATAGACGACGTCCTTACCAAGATCCAATTTTATACATTGGGATGGATACTTATAAGGTATATAAAACGACCAACGAATCTGCTACACTTGTGTATCTATATAAAAAGAACAAGGACGGAAAAATGTATTTAAGCTATCATAATTACTTTACAAGACAGTATCACGAACTAAACAAAGCACAACAGTCAATTTTAAAAACAACAGATGACAAATTTAAAATATCTGTGAGAAATGAAGTTGTCGTTTTAGGTATAGAAACTGATAAAAAGAAAATTAAGACTAAAAGTTCTAACGTTTACCAAAAAAACATAGAAGATATTAAAGTGGAATACAACTCGATTTTTTGGAACACCTTCAATTTTCCACCGCCAACAGAATTCTACAAACAAAAGGTTAAAGATTTGGAATCCATTGACGGTGTGCCATTGGAAACTCAATTTAATTTGGCTAACAACTAA
- a CDS encoding formylglycine-generating enzyme family protein, whose product MYHQNIAKQFTYFSLILLLVSTVYNCKNVEDKKSSDPKAETKAEPTSKVETPEGMIWVEKKTFLQGAKDTDNYAMPREKPAHWVTVDGFFIDIIEVTNKQFKAFVEATNYITIAEREIDWEDIKKELPPNTPKPHDSILQPGSLIFNKDVNAVVNMENYGQWWTWKIGANWRHPDGPESTIEGKDDYPVVHVAYQDAIAYCEWANRRLPTEAEWESAAQGKNTNTIFTWGNDAAKLDANANTWQGVFPTNNASQDGFEFISPVKSYPPNSIGLYDMAGNVWEMTSDFFNVKYYSELDTSQPIVNPKGADTHFNPNNPYQIEHVMKGGSFLCHASYCASFRISAKMGVSVDSGSDHMGFRTVATPQMLASNE is encoded by the coding sequence ATGTATCATCAAAATATAGCAAAACAGTTCACTTATTTTTCACTTATTCTATTACTTGTCTCAACAGTTTATAACTGTAAAAACGTCGAAGACAAAAAATCATCAGACCCCAAAGCAGAAACTAAAGCTGAACCAACTTCAAAAGTCGAAACACCTGAAGGTATGATTTGGGTAGAGAAGAAAACCTTTTTACAAGGAGCAAAAGACACCGATAATTATGCCATGCCAAGAGAAAAACCGGCACATTGGGTTACTGTTGATGGCTTCTTTATAGATATTATTGAAGTGACTAATAAGCAATTTAAAGCGTTCGTAGAGGCTACAAATTATATAACCATAGCAGAACGTGAAATTGATTGGGAAGACATAAAAAAAGAATTACCACCCAACACCCCAAAACCACATGATTCTATTCTGCAACCAGGAAGCTTAATATTTAATAAAGATGTCAATGCTGTGGTGAACATGGAAAATTATGGCCAATGGTGGACTTGGAAAATAGGTGCCAATTGGAGGCATCCTGATGGCCCAGAATCAACTATTGAAGGTAAAGATGATTATCCGGTAGTGCATGTAGCATATCAAGATGCTATAGCGTATTGTGAATGGGCGAACAGACGTTTGCCAACTGAAGCGGAATGGGAATCTGCGGCTCAAGGTAAAAATACAAACACCATATTTACTTGGGGTAATGATGCGGCAAAACTAGATGCGAATGCCAATACGTGGCAAGGTGTGTTTCCTACGAATAATGCATCTCAAGATGGTTTTGAATTTATTTCTCCAGTAAAATCGTATCCTCCAAATAGTATTGGGTTATATGATATGGCAGGAAATGTTTGGGAAATGACCAGTGATTTTTTCAATGTAAAATATTACAGTGAGTTAGACACGTCTCAACCTATTGTAAATCCTAAAGGAGCTGATACACATTTCAACCCTAATAATCCCTATCAGATAGAACATGTCATGAAAGGTGGCTCTTTTTTATGCCACGCCTCGTATTGTGCAAGTTTTAGAATTTCGGCAAAAATGGGGGTTTCAGTAGATTCAGGATCCGATCATATGGGCTTTAGAACAGTGGCTACACCACAAATGTTAGCTTCTAATGAATAA